Genomic DNA from Microbacterium neungamense:
ACAGCGCGTGCCCGCCGGAGTCGAGCGTGGCCCCGAGCGCCGCGAACGGCGACCCGATCTTCGCCGACTCGGCCACGTACACCACGTCGGTCGCGATCAGCAGGCCGAGACCGACACCGAGGCAGGCGCCGTGCGCGACGGCGAAGGTCGGCGCGGGGAAGGCGGACATCCGCTTCAGCAGCGGCGTCACCACTCCGCCCAGGTAGCCGATGACGTCGTCGTCACGCGGGTCGACCTGCGATATGTCGCGGCCCGCGCAGAACGCCCGGCCCTCGCCGCGCAGCACGAGCGCGCGCACTCCGGCATCCGCTGCGGCCTCGTAGGCGCGGCCGAGGTCGTGCAGCGCCTGCTCGTCGAGGGCGTTCAGCCTGGCAGGCGCGTTCAGCGTCACGTGCGCGACGTCGTCCGCGATGTCGAGATCGATCATGGATGCTCCTTCCGTGCCCTTCGACGGGCTCAGGGACCCTTCGACGGGCTCAGGGACCCTTCGACGGGCTCAGGGACCCTTCGACGGGCTCAGGGACCCTTCGACGGGCTCGCCAGGGCCCGAGCCCTCGTGTCACACGTCGTAGTCCACCACGAGGCGGTCGGTGGTGGGGTGCGATTGGCAGGTGAGCACGTACCCGCGCTCGATCTCGTCGGGCTCGAGGGCGTAGTTCTCGGTCATCGTCACGCTGCCCTCCAGCACGCGCGCACGGCACGTGCCGCATACCCCGCCCGAGCAGGCGAACGGGGCATCCGGCCGCACCCGCAGCGCGGCGTTCAGCACCGACTCGTGCGCATCGACCGGGCTCTCCACGGTGGAGGAGACACCGTCCAGGCGGATCTCGATGCGGTGCGTCTTCTCGCCCTGGCGCACCTGCACCGGGCGCGGACCGCGCTCGGCCGGGGCGTCGCCGGTGGTGAACAGCTCGAAGCGGATGTGCTCCCGCGGTACCCCGAAGTCGGCCAGCACCTCCCGGCACAGGTCGACGAGCGCGAACGGCCCGCACAGGAACCACTCGTCCACGGTCGACGGCAGGATCAGGGTGCGCAGGATCGTGCGTAGCTTCTCATCGTCGATCCGTCCCGACAGCACCGGCGCCGTGCGCTGCTCGCGGGACAGCACGTGGTGCAGCACGAGCCGCGTCGGATACCGGTCCTTGAGCTCGGCGAGGTCCTCCAGGAACATCACGTCGCTGGTCGACCGGTTCGTGTACAGCAGCGTGAACCGGGTGGTGTCGGATGCCGCGAGCAGGTCGTGCGCCAGCGACATCAGCGGCGTGATGCCGGACCCGGCCGCGATGCCGGCCACGTGCGCGCCGTCGAGCTCCTGCAGGCCGGAGGTGAACGTCCCCTGCGGGCTCATCACGTCGATCCGGAACCCCGGGGTCAGCTCGGTCTGCGCCCAGGTCGAGAACAGCCCGCCCTCGTCGCGCTTGACGGCGACGCTGAGCGTGGTGCTCTCGCCCTCGGCCGCCGGGGCGGGCGGGCGGCACAGCGAGTACGACCGGCGCACCTCCGCCCCCTCCAGGTGCACGCGCAGCGCGACGTACTGGCCGGGCAGGTAGTGGTACTCGTCCACGAGCTCCGGCGGCACCGTGAACGTCACCTCGATGGCGTCGTCGGTCAGGCGGCGCACGTCCGAGACGGTGAGGGTGTGGAAGCGGGCGCGATGGCGCTCCTCGCGCGCCGGCAGACGGGGCGGCCGCGCCGGCGCCGAGGCGGGCACGCGGAACAGCGTCGTCATCAGATCACCTTGAAGTGGTCGAACGGCTCCAGGCACGCCCGGCACTCGTAGAGCGCCTTGCACGAGGTGGAGCCGAAGCGGGACACCTCCCGCGTGTCCAGCGACCCGCAGCGCGGGCAGCGCACGCTCAGCGCCAGGCGGATCGGGCCCTGCCGGTGCGCGGCCCGCCCGGTCGGCGGCGCGATGCCGTACTCGGTGAGCTTGCGCCTGCCCTCCTCGCTCATCCAGTCGGTGGTCCAGGCGGGGGACAGCACGAGCCGCACCTCGACGTCGCCGAACCCGGCAGCGGTGAGCGCCAGCACGATGTCGTCGCGGATCGCGTCCATCGCCGGGCATCCGCTGTACGTCGGCGTGATGTCGACCCGCACGTGCTCTCGGCCCTCGCGCTCGGTGACCTCGACCTCGCGGAGGACGCCGAGATCCTCGATGGTGAGGACCGGCACTTCGGGGTCGAGGACGGATGCCGCGATGCGGCGCGCCTCCTGCGCCCGCGCGGTCCGGTGGGGAGCGTGCTGCGTCACCATGTCGCCCCCGGATGCCGTCGGGCGAGCACCTGCATCTCGGCGAGCAGATGCCCGAACGGGGTGGCGTGCGACCCGCGCCGGCCGCCGGCCGAGGACGCCGGGCCGGCGGGAGCCTCCAGGCCCGCCTCGGCGAACACGGTCTCCACGACGGCGTCGAAGCCGGAGCGCAGCGAGGAGGGTCGCACCGCGACGCCCTCCAGCCGGTCGATGAGCGGCTCGTCGCGGAACAGCTCGTCCACGTAGGGCCACACGTCGCCGAGGGCGCGGATGATCCGGCGCCGGGACTCGTCGGTGCCGCCGGCGAGGCGGAGCACCCACTGCACGGCGTGGTCGCGATGGTAGTCGACCTCCTTCACCGCCTTCGCGGCGATGGCGGCGAAGGTCGCATCGGTGGAGGAGCGCAGCGAGGAGTACAGCTCGTACATGTACGCGGATGCCGCGAACTGCCGCGCGATGGTCTGCGCGAAGTCGCCGTTGGGCTGTTCGACCAGCCAGCTGCTGCGGAACTCCGGCTCGTCGCGGAAGTAGGCCAGGTCGTCCTCGCTGCGCCCGTCCCAGGAGCCGGCGTAGCGCAGCAGGGAGCGGGCGTGCCCGAGCAGGTCGAGGGCGATGTTGGCGAGCGCGACGTCCTCCTCGAGCTCGGGGGCCCGGGAGATCCAGGCGCCGAGCTGCTGCGACAGGATGAGCGCGTCGTCGCCGAGCCAGAGCGCGTACTCGGCGACGTCCGCCGAGGGGGCGCGGCCGCCGGCGCCGGCGAGCTCCTCGGCGAGCCGGAGCTCGTCGACGGAGACGTGGACGTCGTGCGGGGACGCTTCGACAGGCTCGGCGTCCGGGGTGCGGCGGGGCGTGCTCACAGGTGCGGCACCCCCTCGGACGCGGTGTAGTACACGGCGTGCCGGTAGTTCTTGCCCGCCGGGCTCTCGAAGAACGCGTCCTTGGCATCCGGATCGCTCGTCGTGATGGCATCCGCCGGCACCACCCAGATCGAGACGCCCTCGCCGCGCCGGGTGTACAGGTCGCGGGCGTTGCGCACCGCCATCGCGGCATCCGGGGCGTGCAGCGAACCGACGTGCACGTGGCTGAGCCCGCGGTTCGCGCGGACGAAGACCTCCCACAGCGGCCAGGTGTCCTCGAGCATCACGCCACCTCCGCGCGCAGCGACTGCTTCCGCGCGTACTCGGCGGCGGCCTCACGCACCCAGGCGCCCTCCTCGTGCGCGCTGCGCCGGCGCTCCAGCCGCTCCGCGTTGCACGGGCCATTGCCGCGCAGCACCTCGTAGAACTCGTCCCAGTCGATCTCGCCCATGTGCCAGCGGCCGGCCTCCTCGTCCCAGCGCAGCTCCGGGTCCGGCAGCGTGACCCCGAGGATCTCCGCCTGCGGCACCAGCATCCCGACGAAGCGCTGACGCAGCTCGTCGTTCGAGAACCGCTTGATCTTCCACGCCATGGACTGGGCGGAGTTGGGGGACTGGTCGTCCGGCGGGCCGAACATCGCCAGGCTCGGCCAGTACCACCGGTTCACGGCGTCCTGCGCCATCTCGCGCTGCTCGTCGGTGCCCTGCATCAGCGTGAGCAGGATCTCGAAGCCCTGCCGCTGATGGAACGACTCCTCCTTGCAGATGCGCACCATCGCACGCCCGTACGGACCGTACGAGGCGCGGCAGAGCGGCACCTGGTTGCAGATCGCGGCGCCGTCCACGAGCCAGCCGATCGCGCCCATGTCCGCCCAGGTCGGGGTGGGGTAGTTGAAGATCGAGGAGTACTTCGCCTTGCCGGCGAGGAGCTGCTGCATCATCTCCTCGCGGCTGATGCCGAGCGTCTGGGCGGCGGAATAGAGGTACAGCCCGTGGCCGGCCTCGTCCTGAACCTTCGCCATCAGGATCGCCTTGCGCTTCAGGCTGGGAGCGCGGGTGATCCAGTTGCCCTCCGGCTGCATCCCGATGATCTCGGAATGCGCGTGCTGGGAGATCTGCCGGATCAGCGTCTTGCGGTACGCGTCGGGCATCCAGTCGCGCGGCTCGATGCGCTGCTCGTGCGCGATGAGCTCGTCGAAACGAGCCTGGGCGTCCGGCTCATCGGCCACGAGCGTGAGGTCTGCGGGGCTCGTCATCGTCGACTCCTCGAATCGGGACTTCTTTACTAACCGATCGTTAGGTTATTCTTGCACACATCCGCCGAGGACGCACGAGCATCACACACGGGGCGATGCGGCGCTCGGCTCGACGCACGGGAGACGCACGGGAGGTGTGCCGATGGACGGTCGTTCCGCCGATATCGGGACGGAGGCGCCGGAGCTGCGGCCCATGCTGCGCGCCGACCGGGCATCCGCCGCGCTCGGCATGGTCGTGGAGCTGGACGAGCCCGGCCGCGCCGTGGTGTCGATGACCGTCCGCGAGGACATGCTGAACGGCTTCGGGATCACGCACGGCGGTCTCGTCTTCACCCTCGCCGACACCGCCTTCGCGATCGCCTGCAACGAGGACGACCGCATCACCGTGGCGCAGGGCGCGGACATCGCCTTCCTCGCCTCGACGACGGCCGGGCAGCGGCTGACGGCCACGGCGGAGCGGCGGATGCGGCGGGGCCGGACCGGGCTCTACGACATCCGCGTGGTCGACGAGACCGGGCAGATCGTGGCCGAGGTGCGCGGCCGCTCCTTCACCACCGACCGCTGAGACGCCGCGCCCGTCCGCGGGTCCGGCCGCGGGTCACTGCGCGCGGCGGAGCAGAGCGAGCAGGGCGAGGCCGTACGCCTCGGCGGGGTCCGGATGCTCGAAGCGGAGGTCGTCGCCCAGGACCTCGATCTCGACGACGAAGGAGTCGCGGAGCCTGCGCAGCGCCCGGAACGTGCCGCCCAGCAGCCGGCGCAGCTGCTCCTCCTGAGGCAGCCACACCGCGTCGGCCAGCGTGACCGAGTCCAGGGCCCACTCCGTCGTGCCGTTGAAGGCGAGGATGGTGCCGGTCGGGGTCCGGCGGGCCTCGATCGTCATCTCGCTGACTGTGAAGACGTCGGCCTCCACCTCCAGCTCGACCTCGTCCGGCAGGTCGAGCTGGAACCGGTCGCCGGGGGCGGGATGCCACACGAGGCCGGCATCCCGCAGCTGGAGGGCGAGCTCGCGTGTGATCATCCTTCCACGGTAGAGCGCGGCGGGCCGCGGCGGGCGGATCGCGGTCCCTGTTGACATCGTCCGCGGCGCGGACCATGTTCGACAGGGGGACGGTCCGTCGCCCTGTCATCGAAGGAGATCGACCCATGAAGAAGCTCATCAACGCCCCCGAGGACGTGCTCGTAGAGTCGCTGCGCGGGGTGAGCCTGGCGCATCCCGAGCTGTCCGTCGACCTCGAGACGCACGTGATCACCCGCGCCACGCCGAAGGACGAGGGCAAGGTCGCCGTGGTCTCGGGCGGCGGCTCCGGGCACGAGCCGCTGCACGGCGGCTACGTCGGGTACGGGATGCTCGATGCCGCCGTGGCCGGCCAGGTGTTCACCTCGCCGACGCCCGACCGCGTCCAGGCGGCCACCAAGGCCGTCGACCGCGGCGCGGGTGTGCTGCACATCGTCAAGAACTACACCGGCGACGTGATGAACTTCGAGATGGCCGCCGAGCTCGCCGCGATGGACGGCATCGAGGTGGGCACGGTGGTCGTGGACGACGATGTCGCCGTGCAGGATTCGCTGTACACCGCAGGCCGTCGCGGCGTCGGGCTCACCGTGCTGCTGGAGAAGCTCGTCGGCGCCGCCGCGGAGGAGGGCCGCGACCTGGCATCCGTCGTCGAACTCGCGAAGCGCATCAACGGGCAGGGCCGCTCGATGGGCATGGCCCTGACCAGCTGCACCGTCCCCGCCGCCGGCAAGCCGACCTTCGACCTGCCCGAGGATCAGATGGAGATCGGCATCGGCATCCACGGCGAACCCGGACGTCACCGCGAGCCGCTCGCCCCGGCGCACGAGATCGCGCAGAAGCTCGTCGACCCGATCCTCGGCGACCTGGACGCCGCCGGAGCTCCTGCGATCGTGATGCTGAACGGCATGGGCGGCTCGCCGCTGATCGAGCTGTACCTGATGTACGGCGAGGTGGCCGCGCTGCTCGAGAACGCCGGGGTGCGGATCGCCCGGAACCTGGTGGGGAACTACATCACCTCGCTCGACATGGCCGGCTGCTCGCTCACCGTGCTCAAGGCGGACGACGAGCTGCTGAGGCTGTGGGACGCGCCGGTGCGCACGCCGGGCCTGCGCTGGGGCCTGTGACCTGGCCCGCGCGGCATCTCTCCGACCCATCCGCTGAGACGACCCGCCGAGAAGGAGCACCGACATGACCGACACCCTCGACACCGCCGCGCTCGCCGACTGGATCCGCCGCTTCCGCGACACCGTCACCGAGAAGCGGGACTGGCTCACCGAGCTGGACTCCGCGATCGGCGACGCCGACCACGGCGCGAACCTGGCCAGGGGCATGGCCGCGGCCGCCGAGAAGCTCGACGCCGGAACGCCGGGGGCCATCGACGAGCTGCTGAAGACCGTCGGGATGACCCTGGTGAGCTCGGTCGGCGGCGCGAGCGGACCGCTGTACGGCACGTTCTTCCTGCGCGCGGGAACGACTGCGGGCGGCGTGGGCGAGCTGGACGCCGCCGCGCTCGCGGTCGCGCTGCGGGCCGGCTTGGACGGCGTCATCGCCCGCGGCAAGGCCGAGCCGGGCGACAAGACGATGGTCGACGCCATGGCGCCCGCCCTGGACGCGCTCGACGCCGCGATCGGCGAGGGCGCCGGCCTGAAGGAGGCGGCGCTCGCGGCGGCCGATGCCGCGGCATCCGGACGGGATGCGACCGAGCCGCTGGTGGCGCGGAAGGGCCGCGCCAGCTACCTCGGGGACCGCAGCGTCGGTCACCTCGACCCCGGCGCGGCGTCCACCGCGCTGCTGTTCCGGACGCTCGCCGACGCCGCCGCCGCGCGATGATCGGCATCGTCGCCGTCTCGCACAGCGCGGGGCTCGCGGAGGCGGCGCGCGAGCTCGCCCTGCAGATGGTCCCCGGCGACGGTGCCCCGCTGCGGGTGGCGGCGGGGGCGGGGACGGATGCCGACGGCCGCCCGATCCTGGGCACGGACGCCGTGCTCGTCGCCGCTGCGATCGACGAGCTGGCGGCGCGGTGCGACGGCGTGCTGGTGCTGATGGACCTCGGGTCGGCGGTGATGAGCGCCGAGCTCGCCCTGGAGCTGCGCAGCAGCGACGTGCCGGTGCGGCTGGTGCCGGCGCCGTTCGTGGAGGGGATGCTCGCCGCGGCCGTGTCCGCGTCGGCGGGCGCACCGCTCGAGGCGGTCGCCGCGGAGGCCGAGGCGGCACTGCAGGCGAAGGCCGCCCATCTCGGGGAGGACATCGCGGCGGCATCCGGCTCGGCGGGCGCCTCGATCGCCGCGCCGGCAGGGCCCGAGACCGTGCGGGTGGTCCGGGTGCGCAACGCGCTCGGCATCCACGCCCGCCCGGCCGCGCTCATCGCCGAGGCCGCCGGCAGCGCCGACGTGCGCCTGCGACGACTGCCCGCGGGCCCGGAGGCGGGGGCGGCGAGCCTGTCCCGCCTGCTGGCGCTCGGGGCGCGCGCCGGGGACGAGGTCCAGGTGCGCGGCTCGGGGGCGGGTGCCGACGCGGCGGTGGAGCGCATCGCCGCGCTGTTCGCCGACGGGTTCGGCGAGGAGATCGCGGCGGGGGCCGGCGGGGAGGGCAGCGGAACGCGTGCGAGGCCCGGGCCGGATCGCGACGTCACCCGCGCGCGGCAGATCCCGGCATCCGCCGCGCCGATCGATGACGCGGATGCCGGAGAGAGCCCCGCGCCCGATGATGGCGCCGCCCTGCCACCCGGAACCGTGCTGCGCGGTCGCGGCGTGAGCCCCGGGGTCGCCGCCGCCCCCGTGGCGCATCCGTCCCCGGCGATCGCCGAGCCGGAGCCGGCCGATCCGCTCCTCGCCGCAGAGCGCGAGGCGGAGGCCGCCCGCATCGCCCCGGCGGCGGCCGCCGTGGCCGCCGGCTTCGCGGCACGCGCCGAGGCGGCCTCCGGCGAGACCCGCGCGATCCTGGACGCCACCCGGCTCCTCGCCGCCGACCCCGACCTCGTCGCCGATGCCGCCGCCCGGGTGCGCACGGAAGGCCTCTCCGCCGCACGTGCCGTGTGGGAGGCCGCGTCTGCACAGGCTGAGGCGCTCGTCGGGCTGGGCGGGCGGACGGCCGAGCGCGCCGCCGACGTGCGCGACATCCGGAACCGGATCGTCGCCGTGCTGCACGGGCGGGAGCCGGCCTCGGTGCCGGAGCGGGAGGCTCCGTTCGTGCTCGTCGCGACCGACCTGGCCCCGAGCGACACCGCCGCGCTGGCAGGGAGTGCCTGCGCCGCGCTGGTGACCGAGCAGGGCGGCCCGACCTCGCACACCGCGATCATCGCCCGTGCCCTCGGCCTGCCGGCGGTGGTCGCCGCGCCCGGAGCCGCCGGCATCCCGGACGGCACGCTCGTGCTCGTCGACGGCGAGACGGGAACGGTGACCATGGACCCGGCCGAGGACGAGCTCGCCGCGGCACGGGCCGCCGCGGACGCCCGCGCCTTCGACGGCGACGGGCGCCTCGCCGACGGCACACCGCTCCCGCTGCTGGCGAACGTCGGCGGCCCGGCCGACGCGGTGCAGGCCGCCGGGGCGGCGGCGCAGGGGATCGGGCTGTTCCGCACGGAGTTCTGCTTCCTCGACCGGGCCGCCGCGCCGACGGTCGAGGAGCAGACGATCGCCTATCGCGGCGTGCTCACGCCGTTCGCGGGCAGGAAGGTCGTCGTCCGCACGCTCGATGCCGGCTCCGACAAGCCGCTGCCGTTCGCGACCCCGGAGCACGAGGAGAACCCGGCCCTCGGCCTGCGCGGACTGCGCGTCTCCTGGCGGAACCCCGCCCTGCTGCACGACCAGCTCCGCGCGCTCGCCCTGGCCGCCGCCGAGGAGCAGGCGCACGTCGAGGTGATGGCGCCCATGGTCGCCACCATCGAGGAGGCCCGGGACTTCACGGCCGCCGCGCGGGCCGCCGGGCTGGAACGGGTCGGGGTGATGATCGAGACGCCCGCCGCGGCGCTGATGGCGGAGGAGCTGCTCGAGGTCGTCGACTTCGTCAGCATCGGCACGAACGACCTGGCCCAGTACGCCATGGCCGCCGACCGGCAGCATCCCGCGCTCGGCGCGCTCAACGACCCCTGGCAGCCGGCCGTGCTGCGCCTCATCGCGACCATCGGCTCGGCCGGGCAGACGGCCGGCGCCCCGGTCGGCGTCTGCGGGGAGGCGGGAGGCGATCCGCGGCTCGCGCCCGTGCTCGTCGGCCTCGGCGCCACCAGCCTGTCGATGACGCCCCGCGCCCTCGGCCGCGTCGCCCGTGCGCTCGCGGCGGTCACGGCCGAGCAGTGCCGGGCCGCCGCGGACGCCGCGCTCGAGGCCGCGACCGCGGCGGACGCGCGCGCCGCCGCATCCGCCGTCCTGCGCTGAGCGACGCGCGGAGCCGGCTGCTGCCGCAGGTCGTACACCCGCTTGTACTTCCCCTCGCTGCGCGGCAGCGCGCCCGGCTCCTCGACGCGGACGGCGACGCTCGAGCCGATGTGCGTCTTGATGCGCTGCGCCAGCACGGTGGCCGCCGCCTCGCACACCTCGCGGTCCAGCGCCGGATGCCGCTCGATGCGCACCGTCATGGCATCCATCCGCCCCTCGCGGCTCAGCTCGATGACGAAGTGCGGGGTGAGCTGCTCGATGCCGAGCACCAGCTCCTCGATCTGGGTCGGGAAGATGTTCACCCCGCGCAGGATGATCATGTCGTCGTTGCGTCCCGTGATCTTCTCGATGCGCCGCATCGCCGGCCGCGCGGTGCCGGGCAGGAGGCGGGTGAGATCGCGTGTGCGGTAGCGGAGCACGGGGAAGGCCTCCTTGGTGAGCGAGGTGAACACCAGCTCGCCGAGCTCGCCGTCCGGCAGCGGCTCCCCGTCCTCGCCGATCACCTCCGGCAGGAAGTGGTCCTCCCAGATGTGCGGACCGTCCTTCGTCTGCACGCACTCGTTGCCCACGCCCGGGCCCATCACCTCGCTCAGCCCGTAGATGTCGACCGCGTCGATCGCCAGACGCCGCTCCAGTTCGGCGCGCATCTCGTTCGTCCAGGGCTCGGCGCCGAGCACGGCGACCTTGAGCGAGGTGGACGTCGGGTCGACGCCGGCGGCCTCCATCGCGTCCGCGATGGTGGGCAGGTAGCTGGGCGTGCACAGGATCGCGTCGGGCTGGAAGTCCTGGATCAGCTGCACCTGCCGCGCCGTCTGCCCGCCGGAGACCGGGATCACCGTCGCACCCAGCCGCTCGATGCCGGCGTGGGCGCCGAGACCGCCGGTGAACAGGCCGTACCCGTAGGCGTTGTGAACCTTCATGCCGGGACGGATGCCGGACGCGCGCAGCGACCGGGCGATCAGATCGGCCCAGTTGTCCAGGTCGCGCTGCGTGTAGCCGACCACGGTGGGCCGTCCGGTCGTGCCGGAGGATGCGTGGATGCGGCGCACCTGCGCCATCGGCACGGCGAACATGCCGAACGGGTAGCTGCGGCGCAGATCCTCCTTCGTGGTGAACGGCAGGCGGCGCACGTCGGCGAGCGAGCGGATGTCGTCGGGGGAGACCCCGGCCTCGTCGAGCACGCGGCGGTAGTGCGGGACGTTCTGGTACGCGTGTCGCACGGTCCACTGCAGCCGTTCCAGCTGCAGCGCCTCCAGCTCGGGGCGGCTCAGCCGCTCGGCGGGGTCGAGCTCGGCGGCGGTTCCGGTCATCGTCGACATCGGGGCTCCGGTTCGGTCGGGTATCAGGGGGTCATCGGCCTGTCAGGGGGTGGGGACGGGTTCGGACACCCGCTCCTTGCTGACCAGCGTCAGCACGTCGTACGTGGCGACGATCTCGTCGTCCTGGTTCTTGATCACCGCGTCCCACCGCACCTCGCCGTAGTCGTCGGTCTCGCGCGGGGTGATCTGCTTCGCCGTGAGCTCCACCCGGATCTCGTCGCCGGGTGACACCGGGGTGAGGAAGCGCAGGTTCTCCAGTCCGTAGTTGGCCAGCACCGGCCCCGGCTCGGGGTCCACGAACAGGCCCGCCGCCCAGGACACCAGCAGGTAGCCGTGCGCGACCCGGCCGGGGAAGAACGGGTTCGCGGCGGCCGCTTTCTCGTCCATGTGCGCGTAGAACGTGTCGCCGGTGAAGTGCGCGAAGGTCTCGATGTCCTCGAGGGTGACCTCGCGCGACGAGGAGACGATCTGATCGCCGATGCGCAGCTCGGCCAGCGACTTGCGGAAAGGATGCGTGCCCTCGGAACGCGCGGAGGCGCCCGGATGCCAGATGCCGGTGAGCGCGGTGAGCATCTCCGGCGACCCCTGCACTGCGGTGCGCTGCATGTGGTGCAGCACCGCGCGGATGCCGCCGAGCTCCTCGCCGCCGCCGGCGCGCCCCGGTCCGCCGTGCACCAGCGTGGGCAGCGGCGAGCCGTGCCCGGTGGAGGAGCGGGCGTCGTCGCGGTCGAGCAGCAGCATCCGGCCGTTGAAGGGGGCGATGCGGCGCGCCAGCTGCACCGCCTGCTCGGGGTCGTGCGTGGCCATGCTGGTGACCAGCGACCCGCCGCCGCGGGCGACGATGTCGGCGGCCTCCGCGATCGTGTCGTACGTGATCAGCGAGGACACCGGACCGAAGGCCTCGACGGTGTGCACGACGTCGGCCTCCGCGTCGTCGAAGCGGAGCAGGATGGGCGCCACGAAGGCACCCTCCGGCGCCGGGCCGGTGCTGCCGTCCGCACGTCGCACCTCGGGGGACGCGGTGGAGCCGATCACCATCCGCCCGCCGCCGGCGGTGAGCCGCTCCACCTGACGGAGCACCTCGTCGCGCTGGGCGGCCGAGGCGAGCGGGCCCATGGTCACCCCCTCGGCGCGCGGGTCGCCGAGCACGGTCTTCTCCTCCAGCCGCGCCCGGACCGCGTCGACGACCGCATCCGCGGTCGCCGCGGGCACCACGGCACGGCGGATCGCGGTGCACTTCTGGCCGGCCTTGCTGGTCATCTCGATCACGAGCTGGCGCACGTAGGCGTCGAACTCCGGCGTGCCGGGCACGGCGTCCGTGCCGAGCACGGACGCGTTGATCGAGTCGGTCTCCGCGGTGAAGCGGACCCCGCCGGTCTGCACCGCGGGGTGCGTGCGCAGGCTCTCCGCGGTGGAGGCGCTGCCGGTGAAGCCGACCAGGTCGCCTAGGCGCAGGTGGTCGAGCAGGGTCGGCGCGCTCCCGCTGATGAGCTGCACCGACCCGCTGGGCAGCAGCCCCGCGTCGACCAGGATCCGCACCATCGCCTCGGCGAGGTAGCCGGTGGGCGTGGCGGGCTTGATCACGGTGGGTACGCCGGCCAGGAACGCGGGCGCGAGCTTCTCCAGCGACCCCCACACCGGGAAGTTGAACGCGTTGATCTGCACCGCGACGCCGGGCAGCCGGGTGTACACGTGACGGCCCAGGAAAGACCCGTCCTTGGAGAGCGGCTCGACGGGCCCGTCGACGTACACGGTGCTGTTCGGCAGCTCCCGACGGCCCTTGCCCGAATAGGAGAACAGCACGCCGATGCCGCCGTCGATGT
This window encodes:
- the ptsP gene encoding phosphoenolpyruvate--protein phosphotransferase, with protein sequence MIGIVAVSHSAGLAEAARELALQMVPGDGAPLRVAAGAGTDADGRPILGTDAVLVAAAIDELAARCDGVLVLMDLGSAVMSAELALELRSSDVPVRLVPAPFVEGMLAAAVSASAGAPLEAVAAEAEAALQAKAAHLGEDIAAASGSAGASIAAPAGPETVRVVRVRNALGIHARPAALIAEAAGSADVRLRRLPAGPEAGAASLSRLLALGARAGDEVQVRGSGAGADAAVERIAALFADGFGEEIAAGAGGEGSGTRARPGPDRDVTRARQIPASAAPIDDADAGESPAPDDGAALPPGTVLRGRGVSPGVAAAPVAHPSPAIAEPEPADPLLAAEREAEAARIAPAAAAVAAGFAARAEAASGETRAILDATRLLAADPDLVADAAARVRTEGLSAARAVWEAASAQAEALVGLGGRTAERAADVRDIRNRIVAVLHGREPASVPEREAPFVLVATDLAPSDTAALAGSACAALVTEQGGPTSHTAIIARALGLPAVVAAPGAAGIPDGTLVLVDGETGTVTMDPAEDELAAARAAADARAFDGDGRLADGTPLPLLANVGGPADAVQAAGAAAQGIGLFRTEFCFLDRAAAPTVEEQTIAYRGVLTPFAGRKVVVRTLDAGSDKPLPFATPEHEENPALGLRGLRVSWRNPALLHDQLRALALAAAEEQAHVEVMAPMVATIEEARDFTAAARAAGLERVGVMIETPAAALMAEELLEVVDFVSIGTNDLAQYAMAADRQHPALGALNDPWQPAVLRLIATIGSAGQTAGAPVGVCGEAGGDPRLAPVLVGLGATSLSMTPRALGRVARALAAVTAEQCRAAADAALEAATAADARAAASAVLR
- the paaZ gene encoding phenylacetic acid degradation bifunctional protein PaaZ produces the protein MTDYLPSYVQGEWWTPDLRPDSGTGAEGPHATEVRDASTGEVIARVSTDGLDIAGALEYARTVGQASLGALTFHQRALLLKQFALALTERKDELYALSARTGATKTDSWVDIDGGIGVLFSYSGKGRRELPNSTVYVDGPVEPLSKDGSFLGRHVYTRLPGVAVQINAFNFPVWGSLEKLAPAFLAGVPTVIKPATPTGYLAEAMVRILVDAGLLPSGSVQLISGSAPTLLDHLRLGDLVGFTGSASTAESLRTHPAVQTGGVRFTAETDSINASVLGTDAVPGTPEFDAYVRQLVIEMTSKAGQKCTAIRRAVVPAATADAVVDAVRARLEEKTVLGDPRAEGVTMGPLASAAQRDEVLRQVERLTAGGGRMVIGSTASPEVRRADGSTGPAPEGAFVAPILLRFDDAEADVVHTVEAFGPVSSLITYDTIAEAADIVARGGGSLVTSMATHDPEQAVQLARRIAPFNGRMLLLDRDDARSSTGHGSPLPTLVHGGPGRAGGGEELGGIRAVLHHMQRTAVQGSPEMLTALTGIWHPGASARSEGTHPFRKSLAELRIGDQIVSSSREVTLEDIETFAHFTGDTFYAHMDEKAAAANPFFPGRVAHGYLLVSWAAGLFVDPEPGPVLANYGLENLRFLTPVSPGDEIRVELTAKQITPRETDDYGEVRWDAVIKNQDDEIVATYDVLTLVSKERVSEPVPTP